From a single Micromonospora carbonacea genomic region:
- a CDS encoding DUF1837 domain-containing protein yields MRERQGMSDFRRWCTVSAPVPTGGHLAGLIESHDDATGVTTIAAGLPDTYTKSGSLARIAERLGKNAVAEFLRKKLPTSASARSGDMGEILATAYLHEERGCVVGPSRLIDRDHQEWAMRGDDALGAKFGSDGKLRIIKAEAKSRAKLYKDTVAEARAGLSRNGELPSPQSLAQFAERLLSTADSDVGDAVLALQLGEGVRPEDVDHLMFLFTSNNPSEYVTADLESYRGSVSQLTITFRVQGHQQFIREAYEKVSAGGS; encoded by the coding sequence ATGCGTGAACGTCAAGGCATGTCGGATTTTCGGCGATGGTGCACGGTTAGTGCACCGGTACCAACCGGCGGCCACCTTGCCGGCCTCATCGAGTCCCACGACGACGCCACGGGTGTCACCACGATCGCAGCCGGTCTACCCGATACGTACACCAAGTCCGGCTCGCTCGCGCGCATCGCCGAGCGCTTGGGCAAGAACGCCGTCGCAGAGTTCCTTCGCAAGAAACTTCCTACCTCGGCCAGCGCCCGATCCGGCGACATGGGCGAGATCCTTGCGACGGCCTACCTTCACGAGGAGCGAGGGTGCGTGGTCGGGCCGAGCCGGCTCATCGACCGAGACCACCAGGAATGGGCCATGAGGGGCGACGACGCGCTCGGAGCCAAGTTCGGTTCTGACGGCAAGCTACGCATCATCAAGGCGGAGGCCAAGAGCCGCGCCAAGCTGTATAAGGACACAGTCGCCGAGGCGCGCGCCGGTTTGTCGCGCAACGGAGAGTTGCCGTCACCGCAGTCTCTCGCCCAGTTTGCCGAACGGCTACTGTCCACGGCCGACAGCGATGTCGGGGACGCTGTGCTCGCGTTGCAGCTGGGCGAGGGCGTCCGCCCCGAGGATGTCGATCATCTGATGTTCCTCTTCACGAGCAACAACCCGAGCGAGTACGTGACGGCGGACCTCGAATCCTACCGGGGTTCCGTGTCGCAGCTGACGATCACGTTCCGGGTTCAGGGCCACCAGCAGTTCATCCGGGAAGCCTACGAGAAGGTGTCCGCCGGTGGCTCGTGA
- a CDS encoding DEAD/DEAH box helicase, with amino-acid sequence MAREAQELVEILTSATDAGFRNRLLAQGQAQSMIRRDGILPPDAPNFSSFLDADLLNYGYALLSTSLELLEIAQNDSPEQVTLAQQGFRQSSYALEAATRNAASAADLAFHGLVAGAASHLGGFAARAFSLIQKSRQSGRLTQMEETLADLLMRNLGSIERRTLSLRSSDQVADGALLAALNPVGNEVDDETPPEQFGPVVLLLSENYLSAVAAGLFAIEIGNRALLENALAELRDGEQASSDVSAPGPWWVYRLTRHLMGGLFDTSLETNIPSDPPPGAADRVERWRYLRRTFVASLLARERAEIDLWPSQLHVVDRLFQDVRDLVVSLPTSAGKTRIAELSILACLAQQRRTVYVTPLRALSAQTEQILGRTFTPLGIRVSSLYGSMGTSDVDEDTLRSSEIVVATPEKLDFALRSDPSLLDDIGLVVLDEGHMIGASEREVRYEAQIQRLLRRPDASERRILCLSAVFPSGPELDDFVAWITDDEADGLHHELWRPTQQRFGLVEWRRDHARLSITLGTEQPFIEHYFEEKKPSGRRRKMFPSDQREHVIATGWRLVEEGQTVLVFCPLRKSVEPYARAIVDLHARGLVRSLLPPDVDLSDALAVGAEWFGGDHPILKCLELGVAIHHGALPGPFRREIERLLQRGILKVTIASPTLAQGLNLSASAVLFHGLHRGQDLIRSSEFANVIGRAGRAFVDTEGLVLYPIFAPTPGRRREWFQLTQGDGEKDLQSGLITIGRALLSRMYRSQGLTTVEPLLEYLTGGPDWALPVVTNETAHMRETAAASWREGLKLLDIGILSIVGDGDQDVIADAATQIVADALRDSLWDRQLRRNENITTAAVRALVYSRTRHLWRTATPSQRRGWFLAGLGAEDGSELSQVSGRIIALTGQTETAILEEDHATAADLIVLIADAVFAIEVFEPKTNLANWDDVLRHWVRGSALSEVRGDRVEVAQFIEDDVIYRLVWGMEAAKVYEVAQSNADADILSGSAMATIETGTFNQAASILIRKGFDHRLAAISAVTSTEATFDSTDGMRRWIDNLGPQHALNPDWPTPESRSAWEAFVNPSRTRGARRWSQQTKDVQEVTWYGAAPEPDTWLRITDASPGKINIWSTGFDILGEAAILLDHERQGVLRARRRRTDTGIRLRYRGPGDLLPKGPSTGA; translated from the coding sequence GTGGCTCGTGAGGCGCAGGAACTGGTAGAAATCCTGACCTCGGCCACCGATGCCGGCTTCCGTAACCGGCTCTTGGCTCAAGGCCAGGCCCAGTCGATGATCCGCCGTGACGGCATCCTGCCCCCGGATGCACCGAACTTTAGTTCCTTTCTGGACGCCGACCTTCTCAACTACGGGTACGCGCTGCTATCGACCAGCCTTGAGCTGCTGGAGATCGCGCAGAACGACTCACCCGAGCAGGTCACCCTCGCACAGCAGGGATTCCGCCAGAGTTCCTATGCCCTGGAAGCAGCGACCCGGAACGCGGCCTCTGCGGCAGATCTAGCGTTTCATGGTCTTGTTGCTGGCGCGGCCAGTCACCTTGGTGGCTTCGCCGCGCGGGCGTTCTCGCTGATCCAGAAGAGCCGGCAGTCGGGACGGCTGACTCAGATGGAGGAGACGCTGGCGGACCTGCTCATGCGCAACCTGGGCTCCATCGAGCGGCGGACCCTGTCACTGCGATCCTCGGACCAAGTTGCCGACGGGGCGTTGCTGGCAGCCCTGAACCCGGTGGGTAACGAGGTGGATGACGAGACACCACCCGAGCAGTTCGGCCCCGTTGTCCTCCTACTGAGCGAGAACTACCTGTCGGCAGTCGCGGCCGGGCTCTTCGCGATCGAGATCGGCAACCGAGCCCTGCTGGAGAATGCTCTCGCCGAGTTGCGAGACGGTGAGCAGGCGTCCTCGGACGTGAGCGCCCCCGGGCCATGGTGGGTTTACCGGCTTACCCGGCATCTGATGGGTGGCCTGTTCGATACCAGCCTAGAGACGAACATTCCGAGCGATCCGCCGCCTGGGGCTGCAGACCGTGTCGAGCGGTGGCGGTATCTGCGTCGGACCTTCGTTGCGTCGCTGCTGGCACGGGAGCGCGCTGAGATCGACTTATGGCCCTCGCAACTGCATGTCGTCGACCGGCTCTTCCAGGACGTACGGGATCTCGTCGTCTCGCTGCCGACCAGCGCGGGCAAGACCCGCATCGCGGAGCTGTCGATCTTGGCTTGTCTCGCGCAACAGCGGCGTACGGTCTACGTCACCCCGCTGCGAGCGCTCTCCGCGCAAACTGAGCAAATCCTTGGCCGGACGTTTACTCCGCTGGGCATCCGGGTCTCGTCTCTCTACGGGAGCATGGGAACCAGCGACGTCGACGAGGACACCCTTCGCTCCAGCGAGATCGTCGTGGCGACCCCCGAGAAGCTAGACTTCGCCCTTCGATCGGACCCGTCCTTGCTCGACGACATCGGCCTGGTCGTGTTGGACGAGGGGCACATGATTGGGGCCTCCGAGCGTGAGGTCCGCTACGAAGCCCAGATCCAACGGCTGCTGCGCCGCCCAGACGCCTCAGAACGTCGCATTCTCTGCCTATCGGCCGTATTTCCCTCCGGGCCCGAGCTGGACGACTTCGTTGCGTGGATCACCGACGACGAGGCGGACGGTCTGCACCACGAATTGTGGCGCCCAACGCAGCAGCGCTTCGGCCTCGTCGAGTGGCGCAGAGACCATGCACGGCTGTCCATCACTCTCGGCACGGAGCAGCCGTTCATCGAACACTACTTCGAGGAGAAGAAGCCAAGCGGGCGGCGCAGGAAGATGTTCCCGAGCGACCAGCGTGAACACGTCATCGCCACCGGGTGGCGGCTGGTCGAGGAAGGCCAGACCGTCCTGGTCTTCTGTCCCCTGCGCAAATCCGTCGAGCCCTACGCCCGCGCGATCGTCGATCTTCACGCACGGGGCCTCGTGAGATCCTTGCTGCCGCCCGACGTCGACCTGAGCGATGCGCTAGCCGTGGGCGCCGAGTGGTTCGGCGGCGACCACCCCATCCTGAAGTGTCTTGAGCTCGGCGTGGCCATTCACCACGGCGCGTTGCCCGGCCCCTTCCGCCGCGAGATCGAACGTCTCTTGCAGCGCGGCATCCTGAAGGTCACCATCGCCTCGCCCACTCTCGCCCAAGGACTCAACCTGTCCGCCTCCGCAGTGCTCTTTCACGGGCTACACCGCGGCCAGGATCTGATCAGAAGCTCCGAGTTCGCGAACGTGATCGGCCGCGCCGGCCGCGCGTTCGTCGATACGGAAGGACTCGTCCTCTACCCGATCTTCGCTCCGACACCAGGACGCCGCCGTGAGTGGTTCCAACTGACGCAAGGGGACGGCGAAAAGGATCTCCAGTCGGGACTGATCACAATCGGTCGCGCCCTGCTGAGCAGGATGTACCGCTCACAAGGGCTAACCACGGTTGAGCCTTTACTCGAATACCTCACCGGCGGCCCCGACTGGGCTCTGCCCGTAGTGACAAACGAGACCGCTCACATGCGGGAGACCGCAGCCGCAAGCTGGCGAGAAGGCCTCAAACTTCTCGACATCGGAATCCTCAGCATCGTCGGGGACGGCGACCAGGACGTTATCGCCGACGCCGCGACCCAGATCGTCGCCGACGCACTCCGCGACTCATTATGGGACCGGCAACTCCGCCGCAACGAGAACATCACCACGGCAGCCGTGCGTGCGCTCGTCTACAGCCGGACCAGGCACCTATGGCGGACAGCCACACCGTCCCAGCGCCGCGGATGGTTCTTGGCGGGACTGGGGGCAGAGGACGGTTCCGAACTCTCCCAGGTATCCGGTCGCATCATCGCCCTCACGGGCCAGACCGAAACCGCCATCCTCGAAGAAGATCATGCAACAGCCGCTGACCTGATCGTGCTGATCGCCGACGCCGTATTCGCGATCGAGGTCTTCGAGCCGAAGACGAATCTCGCCAACTGGGACGACGTACTACGGCACTGGGTACGCGGATCGGCCCTGAGCGAGGTTCGCGGCGACCGTGTCGAGGTGGCCCAGTTCATTGAGGACGACGTCATCTACCGGTTGGTCTGGGGAATGGAAGCCGCCAAGGTGTACGAAGTGGCCCAGAGTAACGCCGATGCCGACATCTTGTCGGGCTCGGCAATGGCCACGATCGAGACGGGAACCTTCAACCAGGCCGCCTCGATCCTCATCCGCAAGGGCTTCGACCACCGTCTCGCAGCCATATCGGCGGTCACGAGCACCGAAGCCACGTTCGATTCGACGGACGGCATGCGCCGGTGGATCGATAACCTCGGCCCACAGCACGCTCTCAACCCGGATTGGCCAACACCCGAGTCACGATCAGCATGGGAAGCATTCGTCAATCCCTCGCGAACACGCGGCGCCCGCCGCTGGAGTCAGCAGACCAAGGACGTGCAGGAAGTCACCTGGTACGGGGCAGCCCCCGAGCCAGACACATGGCTGCGGATTACCGACGCCAGCCCAGGTAAGATCAACATTTGGTCTACAGGCTTCGACATCCTCGGCGAGGCGGCCATTCTCCTCGATCACGAACGGCAAGGCGTCCTGCGCGCCCGCCGGCGCCGCACTGACACCGGCATCCGTCTGCGCTATCGTGGCCCTGGAGATCTATTGCCGAAGGGACCGAGCACTGGGGCATAA
- a CDS encoding DDE-type integrase/transposase/recombinase, with the protein MASRRHVMNLLDAQLAAGVRINVAEFAREHGVSVRTVYRHQARIRDEGEWHERSRRPHNCPRATPPDLDAWICKLRAALGLDNGADFIRDALIEVHAATAPAWRVPSRSTINRVLARHDLLERNPAKRPRSSFRRFAYARPRDCYQIDATNVRLADGTPATVFDVLDDCTRTLVSCHATTAETAEGAITAVRQAFSEYGAPAITLSDNGTAFTSRLTRPGSISTFVQCLLDHHVRPINSSPYHPQTCGKVERHHQTLKKWLSTQPAPSTHAELQNLLDIYRRYYNTERRHSALPQRATPAQAWTDAPSLGGPTSLPTQTDATLHHCLVANTGAISVAGHRTSVGTTHAGTTVTAIRDQTRITVYHHDGQPLGHFRLTPDRNYISLTRTA; encoded by the coding sequence ATGGCTTCTCGGCGGCATGTCATGAACCTGCTCGATGCCCAGTTGGCTGCGGGGGTGCGGATCAACGTGGCCGAGTTCGCGCGCGAGCATGGCGTGTCCGTCCGTACCGTGTACCGGCATCAGGCACGGATCCGGGACGAGGGCGAATGGCATGAGCGGTCCCGGCGGCCGCACAACTGTCCGCGGGCGACGCCGCCGGACCTGGACGCCTGGATCTGCAAGCTGCGCGCCGCACTCGGCCTGGACAACGGAGCCGATTTCATCCGCGACGCCCTGATCGAGGTGCACGCCGCTACCGCTCCGGCGTGGCGGGTGCCCTCAAGGTCGACGATCAACCGGGTCCTGGCCCGGCATGACCTGCTCGAACGGAACCCGGCGAAACGGCCACGCAGCTCGTTCCGCAGGTTCGCCTACGCCCGGCCCCGCGACTGCTACCAGATCGACGCCACGAACGTCCGGCTCGCCGACGGCACCCCCGCCACGGTCTTCGACGTCCTGGACGACTGCACCCGAACCCTCGTCAGCTGTCACGCAACGACCGCGGAAACCGCCGAAGGCGCGATCACCGCGGTCAGGCAGGCCTTCAGCGAGTACGGCGCCCCCGCGATCACGTTGTCCGACAACGGCACCGCGTTCACCAGCCGACTGACCCGACCCGGATCGATCTCCACCTTCGTCCAGTGCCTCCTGGACCACCACGTCCGGCCAATCAACTCCAGCCCCTACCATCCACAGACCTGCGGCAAGGTCGAACGCCACCACCAAACCCTCAAGAAATGGCTGAGCACCCAACCCGCCCCCAGCACCCACGCCGAGCTGCAGAACCTGCTCGACATCTACCGCCGCTACTACAACACCGAACGACGCCACAGCGCCCTACCACAACGCGCCACCCCCGCCCAGGCATGGACAGACGCACCCAGCCTCGGCGGGCCCACCAGCCTCCCCACGCAAACCGACGCCACCCTGCACCACTGCCTCGTAGCCAACACCGGCGCCATCTCCGTCGCCGGACACCGCACCAGCGTCGGCACCACCCACGCCGGCACCACCGTCACCGCCATCCGCGACCAAACCCGGATCACCGTCTACCACCACGACGGCCAACCCCTCGGCCACTTCCGCCTGACCCCCGACCGGAACTACATCAGCCTCACCCGAACAGCTTGA
- a CDS encoding TIGR02391 family protein has product MDATWAADQLNEFARMIDRLSDLEMTSRRDTEDERDDLDREVRRQEPIMRLAENTIRPGLGDYSSEYDEWRGRWWNARNAALQASGLYQYGEEARRRLRPDAPDLVADQFHPWVWEAARPFWESNNQTEAVWVAARAVNGRLQQKLGRHDLGETKLCRSAFSTNDPKPGEPRLRFAGDRTSDTWKSRQVGAENFGVGCFSGIRNPVAHESGLVLDEPVVLERVCCTDR; this is encoded by the coding sequence GTGGACGCAACGTGGGCTGCCGATCAACTCAATGAGTTCGCTCGAATGATCGACCGGCTGTCTGACTTGGAGATGACGTCGCGCCGCGACACCGAAGATGAGCGCGACGACCTCGACCGCGAGGTTCGACGCCAAGAGCCGATCATGCGGCTGGCCGAGAACACGATCCGACCGGGCTTGGGAGACTACTCGTCGGAGTACGACGAGTGGCGTGGGCGGTGGTGGAACGCGCGCAATGCGGCGTTGCAGGCCTCAGGGCTGTACCAGTATGGCGAGGAAGCTCGCCGCCGGCTGCGGCCCGATGCACCAGACCTGGTCGCCGACCAGTTCCATCCGTGGGTCTGGGAGGCAGCGCGCCCGTTCTGGGAAAGCAATAACCAGACCGAGGCCGTGTGGGTAGCCGCGCGGGCCGTCAACGGCCGGCTCCAGCAGAAGCTCGGCCGACACGACCTCGGAGAGACAAAGCTGTGCCGCAGCGCCTTCAGCACGAACGATCCCAAACCAGGTGAGCCTCGGTTGCGCTTCGCTGGTGACCGCACATCCGATACGTGGAAGAGCCGCCAAGTGGGAGCCGAGAACTTCGGCGTGGGGTGCTTCAGCGGGATCCGCAACCCGGTCGCGCACGAGTCCGGCCTTGTCTTGGACGAGCCGGTGGTGCTCGAACGGGTCTGCTGCACCGATAGGTGA
- a CDS encoding IS3 family transposase (programmed frameshift), whose protein sequence is MPKPYPREFRDDVVRVARDREPGVTVEQIAKDFGVHPMTLFKWLRQADVDAGAKPGTTGGESAELREARKRIRLLEQENEVLRRAAAYLSQAHLPKRLYPLVSELAADGIPVAVTCRVLNIARQPYYRWLARPVRDAELVAAYRANALVDAHRDDPEFGYRFLIDEARAAGEPMAERTGWKICSDNGWWSAFSKRRKPGKGGKAGPPVHDDLVKRDFTADGPNRLWLADITEHRTGEGKLYLCAIKDVWSNRIVGYSIDSRMKSRLAVTALHNAAARRGDVAGCVLHTDRGSQFRSRKFVHALNQHDVTGSMGRVGAAGDNAAMESFFGLLQNNVLDRRTWTTRQQLRTAIVTWIERTYHRRRRQRSLSRLTPIEYETIMTPPASQAA, encoded by the exons GTGCCCAAGCCTTACCCTCGTGAGTTCCGTGATGACGTCGTGCGGGTGGCCCGCGACCGCGAGCCAGGTGTGACGGTCGAGCAGATCGCGAAGGACTTCGGGGTCCACCCGATGACGTTGTTCAAGTGGCTGCGCCAAGCCGACGTTGATGCTGGCGCGAAGCCCGGCACGACCGGTGGCGAGTCAGCCGAGCTGCGCGAGGCCCGCAAGCGGATCCGGTTGTTGGAGCAGGAGAACGAGGTCCTGCGGCGGGCCGCGGCGTACTTGTCGCAGGCGCATCTGCCG AAAAGGCTCTACCCGCTCGTGAGCGAGCTGGCCGCCGACGGGATCCCCGTCGCGGTGACGTGCCGGGTGCTGAACATCGCTCGTCAGCCCTACTACCGGTGGCTCGCCCGGCCTGTCCGCGACGCCGAACTCGTCGCTGCTTACCGCGCGAATGCCCTGGTCGACGCCCACCGCGATGACCCGGAGTTCGGCTACCGGTTCCTGATCGATGAGGCCCGCGCCGCCGGAGAGCCGATGGCAGAGCGCACCGGATGGAAGATCTGCTCGGACAACGGCTGGTGGAGCGCCTTCAGCAAGCGCAGGAAGCCCGGCAAGGGTGGCAAGGCCGGTCCACCGGTTCACGACGACCTCGTCAAGCGAGACTTCACCGCCGACGGCCCGAACCGGTTGTGGCTGGCCGACATCACCGAGCACCGCACGGGTGAGGGCAAGCTCTACCTGTGCGCGATCAAGGACGTGTGGTCGAACCGGATCGTCGGCTACTCCATCGACTCACGGATGAAGTCCCGCCTGGCCGTCACCGCGTTGCACAACGCCGCAGCCCGCCGTGGTGACGTGGCCGGCTGCGTGCTGCACACCGACCGCGGGTCGCAATTTCGCAGCCGAAAATTCGTCCACGCCCTAAACCAGCACGACGTGACCGGGTCGATGGGCAGAGTCGGCGCCGCCGGCGACAACGCCGCCATGGAATCGTTCTTCGGCCTGCTGCAGAACAACGTCCTCGACCGCCGAACCTGGACGACCCGGCAGCAGCTCAGGACCGCGATCGTGACCTGGATCGAACGGACCTACCATCGCCGACGACGCCAACGATCCCTGTCCCGGTTGACCCCTATCGAGTACGAGACCATCATGACCCCACCGGCCAGTCAGGCCGCGTGA